Proteins from one Dromiciops gliroides isolate mDroGli1 chromosome 6, mDroGli1.pri, whole genome shotgun sequence genomic window:
- the POLR2L gene encoding DNA-directed RNA polymerases I, II, and III subunit RPABC5, whose translation MIIPVRCFTCGKIVGNKWEAYLGLLQAEYTEGDALDALGLKRYCCRRMLLAHVDLIEKLLNYAPLEK comes from the exons ATGATTATCCCGGTGCGCTGCTTCACGTGCGGCAAGATCGTGGGCAACAAGTGGGAGGCCTACCTGGGGCTGCTGCAGGCCGAGTACACCGAGGG AGATGCTCTGGACGCGCTGGGCCTGAAGCGCTACTGCTGCCGGAGGATGCTGCTGGCGCACGTGGACCTCATTGAGAAGCTCCTGAACTACGCACCCCTGGAGAAGTGA